In one window of Chitinophagales bacterium DNA:
- a CDS encoding patatin-like phospholipase family protein: protein MMVHNQSPSWKQRFTGFWYSLPIQLLFLHLRKHQVLLLPWLILFATITGHFMQTFGAFSLFLTPEYFDKTDFFSTAIVGFATGVFIMSWNITTFILHGKLVRFLATTAQPFLKYCINNSLLPLIYLIVYLFQAAQYNSERELLQFTDIFLLASGFTIGLLISISISFAYFFGADKTIYRFIGQQIDTANLHYALAQKEPLLPEEKKSFRCDWFLSAGLRLRKPRDVRHYSESFLSSVFNQHHAAAVIAIVLAFVFLTLIGFTHDNRLFQLPAAASITILFAILIALIGAISTFLRTWSIPVVLLVYLLLNWLYQKEILDPRNKAYGLIYTNKQDRPVYDRNSIIALAHPDSIAADKARMIRQLNNWKARQGKEKPVMYLINVSGGGTRSAAFTMQVLQHIDSLMGGTLMQQTALITGASGGMLGAAYYRELYHQKIQGSAVDPTNPAYTEAIAKDLLNPLFSSFVARELLAPAQGFTVNGQSYNKDRGYAFERKLNTNTEGILDKTLSSYAAPEYAGLLPAAFFNGVISRDGRKLIMAAQPVRFMMKATSDTSALMPQDPDAVDFQSFFAKQDAKALPLLSAMRINATFPYVLPNVWLPSTPIIDVMDAGLRDNYGQETALRFVEVFQDWLKENCSKVVLLQIRDRALGDWEKPLESKSLFSYFTKPFLILQTNWFKLQDYYQQDQLEYSFEKFGAGFHRVCFQYIPSRKDAPASLNFHLTAAEKKDIANAIDQPVNQEALNRLKKLMP from the coding sequence ATGATGGTGCATAATCAGTCGCCCAGCTGGAAACAACGATTCACAGGTTTTTGGTATAGCCTGCCCATACAACTCTTGTTCTTACACCTGAGAAAGCATCAGGTATTGCTACTGCCCTGGCTGATTTTGTTTGCCACCATTACAGGACATTTCATGCAGACTTTTGGGGCATTCTCCTTATTTCTGACGCCGGAGTATTTCGATAAAACCGATTTTTTCAGCACTGCAATCGTAGGCTTTGCAACCGGTGTTTTTATCATGAGCTGGAATATCACCACTTTCATCCTGCATGGAAAATTGGTTCGTTTTCTGGCCACTACTGCACAACCCTTTCTCAAGTATTGTATTAACAATAGTCTGCTGCCATTAATTTACCTCATTGTATATCTGTTTCAGGCTGCACAATACAATAGCGAAAGAGAATTGCTGCAATTCACAGATATCTTTTTGCTGGCATCGGGTTTTACGATTGGCTTACTGATATCCATTAGTATTTCTTTCGCATATTTCTTTGGTGCAGACAAAACCATTTATCGTTTTATTGGTCAGCAGATAGATACAGCCAACCTGCATTACGCGTTGGCGCAGAAAGAACCTTTATTGCCGGAAGAAAAAAAATCATTCCGCTGCGATTGGTTTCTGAGTGCAGGTTTACGCTTACGCAAACCACGCGATGTGCGCCACTACAGCGAATCATTCCTGAGCTCAGTATTCAATCAGCACCACGCAGCTGCGGTGATTGCAATTGTATTGGCATTTGTTTTTCTTACCCTGATTGGATTCACACACGATAATAGACTTTTCCAATTACCCGCTGCTGCAAGCATTACCATACTCTTTGCCATCTTGATTGCACTCATCGGTGCTATCAGTACTTTTCTACGCACCTGGAGTATCCCCGTAGTACTATTGGTTTACCTGCTGCTGAACTGGCTCTATCAAAAAGAAATACTCGATCCACGCAACAAAGCATACGGTCTTATTTATACCAATAAACAAGATCGCCCTGTGTATGACAGAAACAGCATAATTGCTTTAGCGCATCCGGATAGTATTGCTGCAGATAAAGCAAGAATGATTCGTCAGCTCAATAACTGGAAGGCCAGACAAGGCAAAGAAAAGCCCGTGATGTACCTGATTAATGTAAGCGGTGGCGGAACCAGAAGTGCTGCATTCACGATGCAAGTGTTACAGCATATCGACAGCCTGATGGGTGGCACACTGATGCAACAAACAGCTTTGATTACAGGTGCATCGGGTGGTATGCTTGGTGCGGCCTATTACCGAGAACTCTATCATCAAAAAATTCAGGGAAGTGCTGTTGATCCAACCAATCCTGCTTACACAGAAGCCATTGCAAAAGATTTACTCAACCCCTTATTCTCATCCTTTGTAGCACGTGAATTACTGGCGCCTGCACAAGGTTTTACTGTAAACGGACAATCCTATAACAAAGACAGAGGTTATGCTTTTGAACGAAAACTAAATACCAATACCGAAGGTATTCTAGATAAAACACTCAGCAGTTATGCAGCGCCTGAATATGCAGGACTCTTACCTGCAGCATTTTTCAATGGCGTTATCAGCAGAGACGGTAGAAAACTGATTATGGCAGCTCAGCCGGTACGTTTTATGATGAAAGCAACATCTGATACCAGTGCCCTGATGCCACAAGATCCTGATGCAGTTGACTTCCAAAGTTTTTTTGCCAAGCAGGATGCCAAAGCATTGCCTTTATTATCTGCCATGCGCATCAATGCAACCTTTCCTTATGTATTACCCAATGTATGGTTACCATCAACACCCATTATTGATGTCATGGATGCCGGGCTGCGCGATAACTATGGTCAGGAAACAGCACTGCGCTTTGTAGAAGTATTTCAGGATTGGCTGAAAGAAAACTGCAGTAAAGTAGTATTGTTACAAATACGGGACAGGGCCTTAGGCGATTGGGAAAAACCATTGGAATCAAAAAGCCTCTTTAGCTATTTCACCAAACCATTTCTGATTCTACAAACCAATTGGTTTAAGCTGCAGGATTATTATCAGCAGGATCAGCTGGAATATAGTTTTGAAAAGTTCGGCGCTGGCTTTCACCGCGTTTGTTTTCAATACATTCCTTCCAGAAAAGATGCGCCTGCCAGTTTAAATTTTCACTTAACAGCTGCAGAGAAAAAAGATATTGCCAATGCGATTGATCAACCTGTGAACCAAGAAGCACTAAACCGACTCAAGAAATTAATGCCTTGA
- a CDS encoding RidA family protein has protein sequence MMRYLLLFWLMGTSSLLFAQKKIHLNPDGVYKPPSYSQLVMVKQGATIFTSGVVAQDTLGNILGKGDLRMQTRIVFENLQKILAAAGASFKDVVKLNYFVVNYSPDQVKIIREVRSDFLVKDHLPASTLAGVQALFHPDVLIEIEAIAVVPAKKSRH, from the coding sequence ATGATGCGTTATCTCCTTTTGTTCTGGTTGATGGGAACAAGTTCTTTGTTGTTTGCCCAAAAGAAAATTCACCTCAATCCGGATGGTGTCTATAAGCCACCCAGCTATTCACAGTTGGTGATGGTGAAGCAGGGCGCCACTATTTTTACTTCAGGTGTTGTAGCACAGGATACGTTGGGGAATATTCTTGGCAAAGGTGATTTGCGTATGCAAACAAGAATCGTCTTTGAGAACCTTCAGAAAATATTGGCTGCTGCCGGCGCTAGCTTCAAAGATGTGGTGAAGCTGAATTATTTTGTAGTGAATTATTCGCCTGATCAGGTGAAAATCATCAGAGAAGTAAGATCAGACTTCTTGGTGAAAGATCATCTACCTGCTAGTACATTGGCCGGTGTACAAGCTTTGTTTCATCCTGACGTTTTGATAGAAATAGAGGCGATTGCGGTTGTCCCCGCAAAAAAGTCAAGGCATTAA
- a CDS encoding ketoacyl-ACP synthase III has product MPRSKIAGIGMYVPKNVFTNQDMTRFMETSDEWIQERTGIKERRFADRTGETTTTMGVEAATIAIERAGITPQDIDFIIFATLSPDYYFPGCGVLVQRAMKMKEIGALDVRNQCSGFVYALSVGDQFIRSGMYKNILVIGSEKHSFGLDFTTRGRNVSVIFGDGAGAVVLQPTEDANQGILSTHLHSDGEAAEILAMYNPGTHANHWVEQKFADFDEAEMGQMFMSHQMIDNAQNFPFMDGPSVFKKAVVKFPEVIMEALHQNGYQPSDINMLIPHQANLRISQFVQQKMGLRDDQVYNNIQKYGNTTAASIPIALCEAWEAGKVKDGDLVCLAAFGSGFTWASALLKW; this is encoded by the coding sequence ATGCCCCGCAGTAAAATCGCCGGCATCGGAATGTATGTGCCGAAGAATGTGTTCACGAATCAGGATATGACACGCTTTATGGAGACCAGCGATGAATGGATCCAGGAAAGAACCGGCATTAAAGAGCGTCGTTTTGCAGATCGTACAGGAGAAACCACCACTACGATGGGTGTGGAAGCTGCTACAATTGCTATTGAAAGAGCAGGCATCACCCCACAGGATATCGACTTCATCATATTTGCTACACTTTCACCTGATTATTATTTCCCTGGTTGTGGTGTATTGGTACAGCGTGCCATGAAGATGAAAGAAATAGGTGCATTGGATGTGCGCAATCAATGTAGTGGTTTTGTATATGCATTGAGTGTGGGTGATCAGTTCATCCGCAGCGGTATGTATAAGAACATTCTGGTGATTGGTAGTGAGAAGCATTCTTTTGGTCTTGATTTCACTACACGAGGCCGAAACGTTTCAGTCATTTTTGGCGATGGCGCGGGTGCTGTAGTATTGCAACCAACAGAAGATGCCAATCAAGGTATTTTAAGTACGCATTTGCATAGTGATGGTGAAGCAGCGGAAATTCTGGCGATGTACAATCCCGGTACACATGCCAATCATTGGGTAGAGCAAAAATTTGCTGATTTCGATGAAGCGGAAATGGGTCAGATGTTCATGAGTCATCAAATGATTGACAATGCACAGAACTTTCCCTTCATGGATGGTCCTTCAGTATTTAAGAAAGCTGTTGTGAAGTTTCCTGAAGTAATTATGGAAGCATTGCACCAGAACGGCTACCAGCCTTCAGATATCAATATGCTGATCCCGCATCAGGCCAATCTGCGCATCTCACAGTTTGTGCAGCAGAAAATGGGCTTGCGCGATGATCAGGTGTATAACAATATTCAGAAATACGGCAATACCACTGCCGCATCTATTCCTATTGCGCTTTGCGAAGCATGGGAAGCGGGTAAAGTAAAGGACGGTGATTTGGTTTGTCTGGCTGCTTTCGGTAGCGGATTTACCTGGGCCAGTGCTTTGTTGAAGTGGTAA
- a CDS encoding alpha/beta hydrolase — protein sequence MRWLKYLIYLIAILAIVYVLGPAPDAPKYDTSLPSVPADASGLEAYVAKDQQAHKIKPGNEARIVWYNDSLKQPTEYAIVYLHGFSASQMEGDPVHREIAKQFGCNLYLARLSQHGIDTTEQLMNLTPDNYWESAKEAYAVAKQLGKKVLLMGTSTGGTLALQLAATYPEIAGLLLISPNIEINNPAAGFANNHWGLQIARMVQKGKYNKIASCETVPDYAKYWNCNYRLEAIVALQELLETTMTQENFKKIQQPVLTLAYYKNEKEQDPVVKVSAMRTMMQAIATPADKKALIEMPNTGNHVQASPLVSKDVDGVRKAIVEYMSNVLKISPAAALN from the coding sequence ATGCGTTGGTTAAAATACCTGATCTACCTCATCGCCATTCTGGCGATCGTTTACGTGCTTGGCCCTGCTCCGGATGCACCCAAATATGATACCAGTCTGCCATCTGTTCCAGCAGATGCATCAGGGTTAGAAGCCTATGTGGCAAAAGATCAGCAAGCGCACAAGATCAAGCCGGGTAATGAAGCACGTATTGTTTGGTACAATGATTCGTTGAAGCAGCCTACAGAATATGCGATTGTGTATTTACATGGTTTCTCTGCATCGCAGATGGAAGGAGATCCTGTACACCGGGAGATTGCCAAGCAGTTTGGTTGCAATTTGTATCTCGCCAGATTATCGCAACATGGTATTGACACTACAGAACAGTTGATGAACTTGACGCCGGATAATTATTGGGAAAGTGCAAAAGAAGCTTATGCGGTTGCCAAACAACTCGGTAAAAAAGTATTGCTGATGGGTACATCCACAGGCGGTACCTTGGCATTGCAGTTGGCTGCTACTTATCCAGAGATTGCGGGCCTTTTGTTGATCTCACCCAATATTGAAATCAATAATCCTGCAGCAGGTTTCGCGAATAATCATTGGGGTTTACAGATTGCGCGAATGGTGCAGAAGGGAAAGTATAATAAGATTGCTTCCTGTGAAACAGTTCCGGATTATGCGAAGTATTGGAATTGTAATTACCGATTGGAAGCAATTGTTGCATTACAGGAGTTGTTGGAAACAACCATGACGCAAGAAAATTTCAAAAAAATTCAGCAACCGGTATTAACACTGGCTTACTATAAGAATGAAAAAGAACAAGACCCAGTTGTAAAAGTATCTGCCATGCGTACTATGATGCAGGCCATTGCTACACCTGCTGATAAAAAAGCGTTGATTGAAATGCCGAATACAGGCAATCATGTGCAAGCCTCTCCACTGGTATCTAAAGATGTGGATGGTGTACGTAAAGCAATTGTTGAATATATGAGCAATGTGCTGAAAATCAGTCCCGCAGCAGCTTTGAACTAA
- a CDS encoding histidine kinase, with the protein MSCFSLTVLAQNNCACKRTQAEASQQQQFIQTLLKSNQPACQAEGWQLVADSLVETTDFAGAVKALEKAGQLFDALKCPESERKAFYRRWVALSDHQAAFDQSFSYQLKLLRIAEAEKNDAEAAGILLGMAQVFNRQKQSANGIRYARRAAVLIEQLPASAQKANLLNKLTARYFYYYQDHREAAYADTAQQYVEKALSVAEKLGDNNEQIIALTRMGAIAESRNALQQALGYINQALALCKPGQNDNQYTTLYGDKGNIYLQLKDYTAAKQYADSCLWYCKKIAFPPMIANAYSLLYEIAVQSGNYKEALGAMTAEKQITDSLQNADRNKVINELEKKYNQEKNEKTIQELALQKQVYILVLVVVLLLGAAVVLFLRQQSLKQQQKAAAAEQRLNRARMNPHFFFNTLAGLQTAALEEGGINVAGKIAKLSRIMRATLESTYREFNSIEEEIVFLENYLQLHLPANVQYQIVLDKAIDASAVMIPSMLIQPFIENSILHGFSGIDYPGKLLIRFSQEAAQLSVKISDNGKGFTAQTDKTHVSRASQIIEDRLYLLAKQYRSKANYRIDSGEDGKGVTAVISLPIITQS; encoded by the coding sequence TTGTCTTGTTTCAGCCTTACTGTTCTTGCTCAAAATAATTGTGCCTGTAAACGCACACAAGCGGAAGCATCGCAGCAGCAGCAGTTTATACAAACCCTACTGAAATCCAATCAGCCCGCATGCCAGGCAGAAGGTTGGCAGTTGGTTGCAGATAGTCTTGTGGAAACAACTGATTTCGCTGGAGCGGTAAAAGCTTTAGAAAAAGCCGGTCAGTTATTCGATGCACTGAAATGTCCCGAGTCAGAGCGAAAAGCATTCTACAGAAGATGGGTTGCACTGTCAGATCATCAGGCTGCTTTCGATCAGTCATTTAGTTATCAGTTGAAACTGCTTCGCATCGCAGAAGCCGAAAAGAATGATGCTGAAGCGGCGGGTATTTTATTGGGTATGGCTCAGGTTTTCAATAGACAAAAGCAATCTGCCAATGGTATCCGCTATGCACGGCGTGCTGCAGTATTGATTGAGCAATTGCCTGCATCAGCACAAAAAGCCAATCTGTTGAATAAACTAACTGCACGTTATTTCTATTATTATCAAGACCACCGGGAAGCTGCTTATGCAGATACCGCTCAGCAGTATGTAGAAAAGGCCTTGTCTGTAGCAGAAAAACTTGGAGACAACAATGAGCAGATCATCGCACTTACCCGTATGGGGGCTATAGCGGAAAGTCGGAATGCCTTGCAGCAAGCGCTGGGGTATATCAATCAGGCATTGGCTTTATGTAAGCCGGGGCAGAATGATAATCAGTACACCACTTTGTATGGAGACAAAGGAAATATTTATCTGCAGCTGAAAGATTATACTGCTGCTAAGCAGTATGCTGATTCCTGTTTATGGTATTGCAAAAAGATTGCTTTTCCTCCAATGATCGCAAATGCCTATAGTCTCCTGTATGAAATTGCAGTACAGTCGGGCAATTATAAAGAAGCCCTTGGAGCAATGACTGCGGAGAAGCAGATCACAGACAGTTTGCAGAATGCAGATCGCAACAAGGTTATCAATGAGCTGGAGAAAAAATACAACCAGGAAAAAAATGAAAAAACCATTCAGGAATTGGCGCTGCAAAAGCAGGTATATATCCTGGTTTTAGTTGTGGTGTTATTACTGGGTGCAGCAGTGGTTTTATTTCTGAGACAACAATCCCTGAAGCAGCAGCAAAAAGCAGCAGCGGCCGAACAACGTTTGAATCGTGCCCGAATGAATCCGCATTTTTTCTTTAATACTCTGGCTGGTTTACAAACTGCAGCCTTGGAAGAAGGTGGGATCAACGTAGCCGGAAAAATTGCCAAACTTTCCCGGATAATGCGCGCCACGCTGGAAAGCACTTATCGTGAATTCAACAGTATTGAGGAAGAGATTGTTTTTCTGGAAAACTATCTGCAACTCCACTTACCTGCGAATGTGCAATACCAGATAGTGCTGGACAAGGCGATAGATGCTTCTGCCGTTATGATTCCTTCCATGCTGATTCAACCGTTTATTGAGAATAGCATCCTGCATGGTTTCAGTGGTATTGATTATCCCGGCAAACTCTTGATTCGTTTTTCCCAAGAAGCGGCACAGCTCTCTGTAAAGATCAGTGATAACGGAAAAGGCTTTACTGCGCAAACAGATAAGACACATGTATCCAGGGCCAGTCAGATCATCGAAGACCGCTTGTATTTGCTGGCCAAGCAATATCGCTCCAAAGCAAACTATCGAATTGATTCCGGGGAAGATGGAAAAGGTGTTACTGCTGTGATTAGTCTGCCCATCATTACACAATCATAG
- a CDS encoding phosphatase PAP2 family protein, with protein sequence MEQIIQLDRQISLFFNGFVGKHISFDAIVFFQSNNNVLKAGLIMLTIWGLWFIQDAQTRERRIRLSMTILASLLAIAVGRFLVMVFPHRMRPINDPSLGLHIPEEVNMYAWDALSSFPSDHAVLFYALSVSLFVVSKRVGLFFMFSSVILILFPRVYLGYHFATDLIVGAMVGAAIGYFVTKSQWVYQQIDRYFFITERYQQFFYPFMFLVTYQFCEMFSDIRAFFDIMH encoded by the coding sequence ATGGAACAAATTATTCAATTAGACAGGCAAATCAGTCTGTTTTTTAATGGCTTTGTTGGTAAGCATATTTCCTTCGACGCTATCGTCTTTTTTCAATCTAACAATAATGTACTTAAAGCCGGCCTTATCATGCTGACTATTTGGGGCTTGTGGTTTATACAGGACGCACAAACCCGCGAAAGAAGAATTCGGTTAAGTATGACTATCCTCGCTAGTTTGTTGGCAATTGCCGTTGGTCGTTTTCTGGTAATGGTATTTCCGCACAGAATGCGTCCAATTAATGACCCTTCATTGGGTTTACATATTCCCGAAGAGGTAAATATGTATGCTTGGGATGCTTTGAGCTCTTTCCCAAGTGATCATGCGGTCTTATTTTATGCGCTATCCGTTTCTTTATTTGTTGTTTCGAAGCGGGTTGGTTTGTTTTTCATGTTTTCATCTGTCATCCTAATTCTATTCCCCAGAGTTTATCTCGGTTACCATTTTGCTACAGACCTGATTGTAGGGGCAATGGTTGGTGCCGCTATAGGATATTTTGTAACGAAGAGTCAGTGGGTCTATCAACAAATTGATCGTTACTTCTTTATTACAGAGCGATATCAGCAGTTTTTTTATCCGTTCATGTTTTTAGTTACCTATCAGTTTTGCGAGATGTTCTCTGATATTCGTGCGTTTTTTGATATTATGCACTAG
- the typA gene encoding translational GTPase TypA, with the protein MQIRNIAIIAHVDHGKTTLVDRILHTTKVFRENQETGELIMDNNDLERERGITIFSKNAAVEYKGVKINVIDTPGHADFGGEVERVLKMADGVILLVDAFEGPMPQTRFVLQKALQLNLRPIVVINKVDKPNCRPDEVHDAVFELFFNLDATEEQLNFPTYYGSGKNGWFNDKNEACEDITPLMDGIIKYVPEPKVSEGNLQLQITSLDYSSFLGRIAIGKVSRGSIKEGQQIVLMQADGTQKKQRVRELYVFEGMGKKKIGEVFAGDLCAVVGIEDFNIGDTIADAENPEALPVISVDEPTMNMLFSINNSPFFGKDGKFVTSRHLRDRLMKETEKNLALRVQDTDSGDSFMVYGRGILHLGILIETMRREGYELTVGQPQVILKEVNGVKCEPYETLVVDVPQEFASKVIDLVTRRKGEMHVMETKGEMQHLEFEIPSRGLIGMRTQMLTQTAGEAVMAHRFLEYKPWKGPIPGRNNGVLIAKEAGVTTAYSLDKLQDRGTFFVDPGEDVYAGMIVGENNKPGDLVINSNEGKKLTNHRASGSDAATNIAPKTLLTLEECMEYIQFDECIEVTPNYIRMRKTILDEEDRKKQQKKMQLEAI; encoded by the coding sequence ATGCAAATTAGAAACATCGCCATTATTGCCCACGTAGACCACGGTAAAACCACCTTGGTAGACCGTATTCTGCACACCACCAAGGTCTTCCGTGAAAATCAGGAGACTGGTGAACTGATCATGGACAATAATGACCTGGAAAGAGAACGTGGTATCACGATCTTTTCCAAAAACGCCGCTGTAGAGTATAAAGGCGTAAAAATCAACGTAATTGACACACCAGGCCACGCCGATTTTGGTGGTGAGGTAGAGCGTGTATTGAAAATGGCAGATGGGGTAATTCTCCTTGTAGATGCTTTTGAAGGCCCAATGCCTCAGACTCGCTTTGTACTGCAAAAAGCATTACAACTGAACCTGCGCCCAATCGTGGTGATCAATAAGGTAGATAAGCCTAACTGTCGCCCTGATGAAGTGCATGATGCCGTATTTGAATTGTTCTTTAACCTAGATGCAACAGAAGAGCAGCTGAACTTCCCTACTTATTATGGTAGCGGTAAGAATGGCTGGTTCAATGATAAGAATGAAGCTTGTGAAGATATTACCCCACTAATGGATGGTATCATCAAATATGTACCAGAACCCAAAGTGAGTGAAGGCAACCTGCAGTTACAGATTACTTCATTGGATTATTCTTCTTTCCTTGGCCGTATTGCTATCGGTAAAGTAAGCCGTGGTAGTATCAAAGAAGGTCAGCAGATTGTATTGATGCAAGCTGATGGTACACAGAAGAAGCAACGTGTGCGTGAACTCTATGTATTTGAAGGCATGGGCAAGAAGAAAATTGGAGAAGTTTTCGCCGGTGATCTTTGTGCCGTTGTAGGTATCGAAGATTTCAATATCGGCGATACCATTGCTGATGCAGAAAATCCGGAAGCATTACCAGTCATTAGCGTAGACGAACCTACAATGAACATGCTGTTCAGCATCAACAACTCTCCTTTCTTTGGTAAGGATGGTAAGTTCGTTACCTCACGTCACTTGCGTGACCGACTGATGAAAGAAACAGAAAAGAACCTGGCACTACGCGTACAGGATACGGATAGTGGTGATAGTTTCATGGTATACGGTCGCGGTATCCTTCACTTGGGTATCCTGATCGAAACCATGCGCAGAGAAGGCTATGAATTAACGGTTGGTCAGCCGCAGGTAATCTTGAAAGAAGTCAATGGCGTGAAGTGTGAGCCATACGAAACCCTCGTGGTAGATGTACCTCAGGAATTTGCTTCTAAAGTAATTGACCTGGTAACACGCCGCAAAGGTGAAATGCATGTGATGGAAACCAAGGGTGAAATGCAACACCTGGAATTTGAAATTCCTTCACGCGGATTGATAGGTATGCGTACACAAATGCTAACCCAAACTGCCGGTGAAGCTGTCATGGCGCACCGCTTCTTAGAATACAAGCCTTGGAAAGGACCAATCCCCGGCCGTAACAATGGTGTACTAATTGCAAAAGAAGCCGGCGTAACTACTGCATACTCTTTGGATAAATTACAAGACAGAGGTACCTTCTTTGTAGATCCAGGTGAAGATGTATACGCAGGTATGATTGTAGGTGAAAACAATAAGCCTGGCGATCTGGTAATTAACAGTAACGAAGGCAAGAAGCTCACCAACCACCGCGCCAGCGGTAGTGATGCAGCTACCAATATTGCACCAAAAACCTTGTTGACTTTGGAAGAGTGTATGGAATATATTCAGTTTGATGAGTGTATCGAGGTTACGCCAAACTACATTCGTATGCGTAAAACCATACTCGATGAAGAGGATCGCAAGAAGCAGCAAAAGAAAATGCAGCTGGAAGCGATTTAA
- a CDS encoding DUF1801 domain-containing protein — MQSKATTVEAYLQELPADRLPAMEALRKAIKKNMPKGFQEQMNYGMIGYVVPHKLYPKGYHCNPTDPLPFMNIASQKNFIAVYHMGIYANPALLKWFTTEYGKRAKGKLDMGKSCIRFKKPEQIPVDLIGELAAKMSPADWITLYESAFKK, encoded by the coding sequence ATGCAATCAAAAGCAACAACAGTTGAAGCCTATCTGCAGGAATTGCCTGCTGATAGGCTTCCTGCTATGGAAGCCCTACGCAAAGCGATTAAGAAGAATATGCCCAAAGGTTTTCAGGAGCAGATGAACTATGGGATGATCGGTTATGTGGTACCACACAAGCTTTATCCCAAAGGGTATCATTGTAACCCAACTGATCCTTTGCCTTTCATGAATATTGCTTCACAGAAGAATTTTATTGCAGTCTACCATATGGGTATTTATGCCAACCCGGCCTTGCTTAAATGGTTTACTACTGAGTATGGCAAACGCGCCAAGGGTAAGCTGGATATGGGCAAGAGCTGCATTCGCTTTAAAAAGCCTGAACAAATTCCTGTTGACCTAATTGGCGAACTGGCAGCCAAAATGAGCCCGGCAGATTGGATTACCCTATATGAAAGTGCTTTTAAAAAATAG
- the obgE gene encoding GTPase ObgE, protein MSERNFIDYIRIFCRSGNGGPGSKHFARTKYNPQAGPDGGDGGRGGHIILRGNTQLWTLLHLRYYKNVLAEHGEPGNKNNMTGRDGKDIIIEVPLGTVARDEETGEIEAEILEDGQEVIWMKGGKGGLGNANFATATNQAPEYAQPGIPGIEGWKTLELKVLADVGLVGFPNAGKSTLLSVITAAKPKIANYAFTTLVPQLGMVEYREGRSFCIADLPGIIEGASEGKGLGHRFLRHIERNAVLLFLIPADSNDHKKEFDILRNELEMYNPEMLQKDFLIAISKSDMLDDELKEAISKELPKEVPHLFISSMTQQGLMELKDALWQILNKPVTD, encoded by the coding sequence GTGTCTGAAAGAAACTTCATAGACTATATCCGTATTTTTTGTCGCTCCGGTAATGGCGGTCCGGGCAGCAAGCATTTTGCACGTACTAAGTATAACCCGCAGGCAGGGCCTGATGGGGGTGATGGTGGTCGTGGCGGACATATTATTCTGCGCGGCAATACACAGTTGTGGACCTTACTGCATTTGCGTTATTACAAGAATGTATTAGCAGAACATGGTGAGCCTGGTAATAAGAACAATATGACGGGCCGCGATGGTAAGGACATCATTATTGAAGTGCCATTGGGTACTGTTGCACGTGATGAAGAAACAGGTGAGATTGAAGCGGAGATTTTAGAAGATGGCCAAGAAGTGATTTGGATGAAGGGTGGTAAGGGCGGATTGGGTAATGCCAATTTTGCAACAGCTACCAACCAGGCACCTGAATATGCGCAACCGGGTATTCCTGGTATTGAAGGTTGGAAAACCTTGGAGTTGAAAGTATTGGCCGATGTGGGTTTGGTGGGTTTCCCCAATGCAGGTAAATCAACTTTGTTATCAGTGATTACTGCGGCAAAGCCGAAGATTGCGAATTACGCATTCACTACATTGGTACCGCAATTGGGTATGGTGGAATACCGCGAGGGCAGATCATTTTGTATTGCTGATTTACCGGGTATTATTGAAGGAGCATCTGAAGGAAAGGGTTTGGGACATCGTTTCTTGCGTCATATTGAGCGTAATGCTGTGTTGTTGTTTTTGATACCAGCAGATAGCAATGATCACAAAAAAGAATTTGATATTCTCAGGAATGAATTGGAAATGTATAATCCTGAAATGCTACAAAAAGATTTTCTGATTGCCATTAGTAAGTCGGATATGCTGGATGATGAATTGAAAGAAGCCATCAGTAAAGAACTACCGAAAGAAGTGCCGCATTTGTTTATCTCTTCCATGACACAACAAGGATTGATGGAATTGAAAGATGCACTCTGGCAGATACTTAACAAGCCTGTAACAGACTAA